One Bos taurus isolate L1 Dominette 01449 registration number 42190680 breed Hereford chromosome 25, ARS-UCD2.0, whole genome shotgun sequence genomic window carries:
- the TMEM219 gene encoding insulin-like growth factor-binding protein 3 receptor isoform X1: MGKCLLTGRLLSSSPFLSSRRLFPEAQTPLLPMGSCQAGHYLHFCLAHHPPLVCATLILLLLGLSGLGLGGFLLTHRTDLRSPDIPQDWVSFLRSFGQLTLCPVNGTVTGKGRGSHIVGLLTTLNFGDGPDRNKTQTFQAQVQGSRMGLKGSFARELVLVTARVTTERTPGTCLYFSAIPEILPSSQPPIPCSEEGAGNATLSPRMSEECVGVWSHEGLVLTKLLTSVWINFLGLDSELEEMLQKVESWNVGGNKRLFCSVFSGVLIGGWIEVGILG, from the exons ATGGGTAAGTGCCTTCTTACTGGCAGGCTCTTGTCCAGTTCTCCCTTCCTGTCCTCCCGCAGGCTGTTTCCGGAGGCTCAGACCCCTCTGCTCCCCATGGGCAGCTGCCAGGCAGGGCACTACCTGCATTTCTGCCTGGCCCACCACCCGCCTCTGGTCTGTGCCACTTTGATCCTGCTGCTTCTTGGCCTTTCTGGCTTGGGTCTTGGTGGTTTCCTCCTCACCCACAGGACTGACCTGCGCAGCCCTGACATCCCCCAG GACTGGGTCTCCTTCTTGAGATCTTTTGGCCAGCTGACCCTGTGCCCCGTGAACGGGACAGTCACAGGGAAGGGGCGTGGGTCTCATATCGTGGGCTTACTGACCACCTTGAACTTCGGAGATGGTCCAGACAGGAACAAGACCCAGACATTCCAAGCCCAGGTCCAGGGTAGTCGGATGGGATTGAAAG GATCTTTTGCAAGAGAGCTGGTCCTCGTTACGGCCAGGGTGACCACAGAAAGGACCCCAGGAACCTGCCTGTATTTTAGTGCTATTCCAGAAATCCTGCCCTCCAGCCAGCCACCGATACCCTGCTCAGAGGAGGGAGCAGGAAATGCCACCCTGAGCCCTAGAATGTCTGAGGAGTGTGTCGGTGTCTGGAGCCACGAAGGTCTTGTGCTCACCAAGTTGCTCACCTCG gtgTGGATCAACTTCTTGGGACTTGATTCTGAGTTGGAAGAGATGTTACAAAAAGTGGAGAGCTGGAATGTGGGAGGAAATAAAAGGCTTTTTTGCTCAGTGTTTTCCGGGGTGTTGATTGGGGGTTGGATTGAGGTGGGAATTTTAGGGTAG
- the TMEM219 gene encoding insulin-like growth factor-binding protein 3 receptor isoform X2, translating into MGSCQAGHYLHFCLAHHPPLVCATLILLLLGLSGLGLGGFLLTHRTDLRSPDIPQDWVSFLRSFGQLTLCPVNGTVTGKGRGSHIVGLLTTLNFGDGPDRNKTQTFQAQVQGSRMGLKGSFARELVLVTARVTTERTPGTCLYFSAIPEILPSSQPPIPCSEEGAGNATLSPRMSEECVGVWSHEGLVLTKLLTSVWINFLGLDSELEEMLQKVESWNVGGNKRLFCSVFSGVLIGGWIEVGILG; encoded by the exons ATGGGCAGCTGCCAGGCAGGGCACTACCTGCATTTCTGCCTGGCCCACCACCCGCCTCTGGTCTGTGCCACTTTGATCCTGCTGCTTCTTGGCCTTTCTGGCTTGGGTCTTGGTGGTTTCCTCCTCACCCACAGGACTGACCTGCGCAGCCCTGACATCCCCCAG GACTGGGTCTCCTTCTTGAGATCTTTTGGCCAGCTGACCCTGTGCCCCGTGAACGGGACAGTCACAGGGAAGGGGCGTGGGTCTCATATCGTGGGCTTACTGACCACCTTGAACTTCGGAGATGGTCCAGACAGGAACAAGACCCAGACATTCCAAGCCCAGGTCCAGGGTAGTCGGATGGGATTGAAAG GATCTTTTGCAAGAGAGCTGGTCCTCGTTACGGCCAGGGTGACCACAGAAAGGACCCCAGGAACCTGCCTGTATTTTAGTGCTATTCCAGAAATCCTGCCCTCCAGCCAGCCACCGATACCCTGCTCAGAGGAGGGAGCAGGAAATGCCACCCTGAGCCCTAGAATGTCTGAGGAGTGTGTCGGTGTCTGGAGCCACGAAGGTCTTGTGCTCACCAAGTTGCTCACCTCG gtgTGGATCAACTTCTTGGGACTTGATTCTGAGTTGGAAGAGATGTTACAAAAAGTGGAGAGCTGGAATGTGGGAGGAAATAAAAGGCTTTTTTGCTCAGTGTTTTCCGGGGTGTTGATTGGGGGTTGGATTGAGGTGGGAATTTTAGGGTAG
- the TMEM219 gene encoding insulin-like growth factor-binding protein 3 receptor isoform 2 precursor (isoform 2 precursor is encoded by transcript variant 2), whose protein sequence is MGSCQAGHYLHFCLAHHPPLVCATLILLLLGLSGLGLGGFLLTHRTDLRSPDIPQDWVSFLRSFGQLTLCPVNGTVTGKGRGSHIVGLLTTLNFGDGPDRNKTQTFQAQVQGSRMGLKGSFARELVLVTARVTTERTPGTCLYFSAIPEILPSSQPPIPCSEEGAGNATLSPRMSEECVGVWSHEGLVLTKLLTSEELTLCGSRLLVLGFFLILFCGLCCLTAACFHPRRESHWSRTRL, encoded by the exons ATGGGCAGCTGCCAGGCAGGGCACTACCTGCATTTCTGCCTGGCCCACCACCCGCCTCTGGTCTGTGCCACTTTGATCCTGCTGCTTCTTGGCCTTTCTGGCTTGGGTCTTGGTGGTTTCCTCCTCACCCACAGGACTGACCTGCGCAGCCCTGACATCCCCCAG GACTGGGTCTCCTTCTTGAGATCTTTTGGCCAGCTGACCCTGTGCCCCGTGAACGGGACAGTCACAGGGAAGGGGCGTGGGTCTCATATCGTGGGCTTACTGACCACCTTGAACTTCGGAGATGGTCCAGACAGGAACAAGACCCAGACATTCCAAGCCCAGGTCCAGGGTAGTCGGATGGGATTGAAAG GATCTTTTGCAAGAGAGCTGGTCCTCGTTACGGCCAGGGTGACCACAGAAAGGACCCCAGGAACCTGCCTGTATTTTAGTGCTATTCCAGAAATCCTGCCCTCCAGCCAGCCACCGATACCCTGCTCAGAGGAGGGAGCAGGAAATGCCACCCTGAGCCCTAGAATGTCTGAGGAGTGTGTCGGTGTCTGGAGCCACGAAGGTCTTGTGCTCACCAAGTTGCTCACCTCG GAGGAGCTGACTCTGTGTGGCTCTCGGCTGCTGGTTTTGGGCTTCTTCCTGATTCTGTTCTGTGGCCTCTGCTGTCTCACTGCTGCATGCTTCCATCCGCGCCGGGAGTCCCACTGGTCTAGAACCCGGCTCTGA
- the TMEM219 gene encoding insulin-like growth factor-binding protein 3 receptor isoform 1 (isoform 1 is encoded by transcript variant 1) → MGKCLLTGRLLSSSPFLSSRRLFPEAQTPLLPMGSCQAGHYLHFCLAHHPPLVCATLILLLLGLSGLGLGGFLLTHRTDLRSPDIPQDWVSFLRSFGQLTLCPVNGTVTGKGRGSHIVGLLTTLNFGDGPDRNKTQTFQAQVQGSRMGLKGSFARELVLVTARVTTERTPGTCLYFSAIPEILPSSQPPIPCSEEGAGNATLSPRMSEECVGVWSHEGLVLTKLLTSEELTLCGSRLLVLGFFLILFCGLCCLTAACFHPRRESHWSRTRL, encoded by the exons ATGGGTAAGTGCCTTCTTACTGGCAGGCTCTTGTCCAGTTCTCCCTTCCTGTCCTCCCGCAGGCTGTTTCCGGAGGCTCAGACCCCTCTGCTCCCCATGGGCAGCTGCCAGGCAGGGCACTACCTGCATTTCTGCCTGGCCCACCACCCGCCTCTGGTCTGTGCCACTTTGATCCTGCTGCTTCTTGGCCTTTCTGGCTTGGGTCTTGGTGGTTTCCTCCTCACCCACAGGACTGACCTGCGCAGCCCTGACATCCCCCAG GACTGGGTCTCCTTCTTGAGATCTTTTGGCCAGCTGACCCTGTGCCCCGTGAACGGGACAGTCACAGGGAAGGGGCGTGGGTCTCATATCGTGGGCTTACTGACCACCTTGAACTTCGGAGATGGTCCAGACAGGAACAAGACCCAGACATTCCAAGCCCAGGTCCAGGGTAGTCGGATGGGATTGAAAG GATCTTTTGCAAGAGAGCTGGTCCTCGTTACGGCCAGGGTGACCACAGAAAGGACCCCAGGAACCTGCCTGTATTTTAGTGCTATTCCAGAAATCCTGCCCTCCAGCCAGCCACCGATACCCTGCTCAGAGGAGGGAGCAGGAAATGCCACCCTGAGCCCTAGAATGTCTGAGGAGTGTGTCGGTGTCTGGAGCCACGAAGGTCTTGTGCTCACCAAGTTGCTCACCTCG GAGGAGCTGACTCTGTGTGGCTCTCGGCTGCTGGTTTTGGGCTTCTTCCTGATTCTGTTCTGTGGCCTCTGCTGTCTCACTGCTGCATGCTTCCATCCGCGCCGGGAGTCCCACTGGTCTAGAACCCGGCTCTGA